One Actinospica robiniae DSM 44927 genomic region harbors:
- a CDS encoding DUF3145 domain-containing protein produces the protein MPTRVTRGVLYIHSAPRALCPHVEWAVAGVLGVRVSLDWTRQPASPALWRSELSWESQPGTATRLTSALRGWEQLRFEVTEEPSQGAEGERYSSTPELGVFHAVTGVHGDIMITEDRLRTAMLHATRGADLLEELSALLGRPWDDELEPFRCAGDGAPVRWLHQVG, from the coding sequence GTGCCCACCCGTGTCACTCGTGGAGTGCTGTACATCCACTCGGCGCCCCGCGCACTGTGCCCGCACGTCGAGTGGGCGGTCGCCGGGGTACTCGGCGTGCGCGTGAGCCTGGACTGGACCCGGCAACCCGCCTCGCCGGCGCTCTGGCGCTCCGAGCTGTCCTGGGAGTCCCAGCCCGGCACCGCCACCCGGCTGACCTCCGCCCTGCGCGGCTGGGAGCAGCTGCGCTTCGAGGTCACCGAGGAGCCCTCGCAGGGCGCCGAGGGGGAACGTTACTCCTCCACGCCCGAACTCGGGGTGTTCCACGCGGTGACGGGCGTGCACGGGGACATCATGATCACCGAGGACCGGCTGCGCACCGCCATGCTGCACGCCACCCGGGGCGCGGATCTGCTGGAGGAGCTGAGCGCGCTGCTCGGCCGGCCCTGGGACGACGAGCTCGAGCCCTTCCGCTGCGCGGGCGACGGCGCGCCGGTGCGCTGGCTGCACCAGGTCGGCTGA
- the otsB gene encoding trehalose-phosphatase: protein MNREQLRRTAFFFDFDGTLSAIGPDPEKVGPVPDAPEALRELAAHCGYCAVVSARPVAFLARQVGASSEAGASGEGPELHGLYGLEFSPDGGATVHTLPEAAPYREVMGVAVEEAKRALPGALIEDKGLSCAVHYRNSPDLAEAAEEWVEQYAREHGLKVQRGRMVVELKPPVQRDKGAVVRDALTRLPELAGAWFFGDDLGDRPGFEALSERAERAPQFTAVRVAVANTEGDPLGDLADLMLEGPQEVPGLVRRLLRAS from the coding sequence ATGAACAGGGAACAGCTGCGCCGCACCGCGTTCTTCTTCGACTTCGACGGCACGCTCAGCGCCATCGGGCCGGATCCGGAGAAGGTCGGGCCGGTGCCGGACGCGCCCGAGGCGCTGCGGGAGCTGGCCGCGCACTGCGGCTACTGCGCCGTGGTCTCGGCCCGGCCGGTGGCGTTCCTGGCCCGGCAGGTCGGCGCGTCGTCCGAGGCCGGCGCGAGCGGCGAGGGGCCGGAGCTGCACGGCCTGTACGGCCTGGAGTTCTCGCCGGACGGCGGGGCCACCGTGCACACGCTGCCCGAGGCGGCGCCCTACCGCGAGGTGATGGGCGTGGCGGTGGAGGAGGCGAAGCGGGCGCTGCCGGGTGCGCTGATCGAGGACAAGGGGCTTTCCTGCGCGGTGCACTACCGCAACTCGCCCGACCTGGCCGAGGCCGCCGAGGAGTGGGTCGAGCAGTACGCGCGCGAGCACGGGCTGAAGGTGCAGCGCGGCCGGATGGTGGTGGAGCTCAAGCCGCCGGTGCAGCGGGACAAGGGTGCCGTGGTGCGCGACGCGCTGACGCGGCTGCCGGAGCTGGCCGGCGCCTGGTTCTTCGGCGACGACCTGGGCGATCGTCCCGGCTTCGAGGCGCTGTCCGAGCGGGCCGAGCGGGCTCCGCAGTTCACCGCGGTGCGGGTGGCCGTGGCGAACACGGAGGGCGATCCGCTGGGCGACCTGGCCGATCTGATGCTGGAGGGTCCGCAGGAGGTGCCGGGGCTGGTCCGCCGGCTGCTGCGGGCCAGTTGA
- a CDS encoding geranylgeranyl reductase family protein — MIEAPKDLSETAESDLWDVVVVGAGPAGANAARSAAEAGAGRVLLLEKAELPRYKTCGGGLIGYSRRALPEGFDVPVRQRIDAITFTHDGAKERTRRDKAGDLLVLVNRAEFDLALAKAAVDAGAVLRTGASVSMVDQPSSTGPVTLNLADGTSVRARAVVGADGSASRIGRYVGVRCEQVDLGLEAEIQVPPAVAGEWAHRVLVDWGPLPGSYGWVFPKGDVLTVGVISARGEGEGTRKYYRDFIKRLGLESFPTVSDSGHLTRCREAGSPLSRGRVLVAGDAAGLLEPWTREGISFALRSGALAGHSAAELARRARVGQDGGSADAGYTAAVEHLLGPEMQAGRSMLALFERHPAFFHRVVTRIPVAWRMFADFCRGRTSPARLIRNPVAQGLLRTLPKPAAEEPAVRQVGADAG; from the coding sequence GTGATCGAAGCTCCGAAAGACCTCAGCGAGACGGCGGAATCGGACCTGTGGGACGTGGTGGTGGTGGGCGCCGGGCCCGCCGGCGCCAACGCCGCGCGCAGCGCCGCCGAGGCCGGAGCCGGGCGGGTGCTGCTGCTGGAGAAGGCGGAGCTGCCGCGCTACAAGACCTGCGGCGGCGGCCTGATCGGCTACTCCCGCCGCGCGCTGCCGGAGGGCTTCGACGTCCCGGTGCGCCAGCGGATCGACGCGATCACCTTCACCCACGACGGCGCCAAGGAGCGCACCCGCCGGGACAAGGCCGGGGACCTGCTGGTGCTGGTGAACCGGGCGGAGTTCGACCTGGCTCTGGCGAAGGCCGCGGTGGACGCCGGGGCGGTGCTGCGGACGGGTGCCTCCGTCAGCATGGTGGACCAACCTTCATCGACCGGACCGGTGACGTTGAACCTGGCTGACGGCACGTCGGTGCGGGCGCGCGCGGTGGTGGGCGCGGACGGGTCGGCCAGCCGGATCGGGCGCTACGTCGGCGTGCGCTGCGAGCAGGTCGATCTGGGGCTGGAGGCCGAGATCCAGGTGCCGCCGGCGGTGGCCGGGGAGTGGGCGCACCGGGTGCTGGTGGACTGGGGGCCGCTGCCGGGCTCGTACGGCTGGGTGTTCCCGAAGGGCGACGTGCTCACGGTCGGGGTGATATCCGCGCGCGGCGAGGGCGAGGGGACGCGCAAGTACTACCGCGACTTCATCAAGCGGCTCGGGCTCGAGAGCTTCCCGACCGTCTCGGACTCGGGCCACCTGACCCGGTGCCGGGAGGCCGGTTCGCCGCTCAGCCGGGGCCGGGTGCTGGTGGCCGGGGACGCCGCGGGCCTGCTCGAGCCGTGGACGCGCGAGGGCATCTCGTTCGCGCTGCGGTCGGGGGCGCTGGCCGGGCACAGCGCGGCGGAGCTGGCCCGGCGGGCCCGGGTCGGGCAGGACGGCGGGTCGGCCGACGCCGGGTACACCGCGGCGGTGGAGCATCTGCTGGGCCCGGAGATGCAGGCGGGCCGGTCCATGCTGGCGCTGTTCGAGCGGCACCCGGCGTTCTTCCACCGGGTGGTGACGCGCATTCCGGTGGCCTGGCGGATGTTCGCGGACTTCTGCCGGGGCCGCACCTCGCCGGCCCGGCTGATCCGCAACCCGGTGGCGCAGGGGCTGCTGCGGACGCTGCCGAAGCCCGCGGCCGAGGAGCCGGCGGTCCGTCAGGTCGGCGCCGACGCGGGCTGA
- a CDS encoding rhomboid-like protein, which yields MTLTRAAAGVRHYVSRAPATFIWLVVLTITTYIISRFHPAFRDHFLRQRSTNLHELGRNPIRVLVSSAMWIDGGGLWIYYLLYNLFHVPVERILGTGRWLVVVISAHVGATYLSEGVVYWEVSHGYMSSRAIFTLDVGVSYALAGSAAVLAFLMAKPWCYLYGGMLLAFYAYNLITGDTFTDLGHFTAVLIGFSCYPLTRITDYRWDPIAVYRSLRARAAAKLSQ from the coding sequence GTGACGCTGACCCGGGCGGCCGCGGGCGTGCGGCACTACGTGAGCCGCGCCCCGGCGACGTTCATCTGGCTGGTGGTCCTGACCATCACCACGTACATCATCAGCCGCTTCCACCCCGCCTTCCGCGACCACTTCCTGCGCCAGCGCTCCACCAACCTGCACGAGCTCGGCCGCAACCCGATCAGGGTCCTGGTGAGCAGCGCGATGTGGATCGACGGCGGCGGCCTGTGGATCTACTACCTCCTCTACAACCTCTTCCACGTCCCGGTGGAGCGGATCCTGGGCACCGGACGCTGGCTGGTGGTGGTCATCTCGGCGCACGTGGGCGCGACGTACCTGAGCGAGGGCGTCGTCTACTGGGAGGTGAGCCACGGCTACATGTCCTCGCGCGCGATCTTCACCCTCGACGTGGGCGTCAGCTACGCCCTCGCCGGATCCGCCGCGGTGCTCGCCTTCCTGATGGCGAAGCCGTGGTGCTATCTGTACGGCGGGATGCTGCTCGCCTTCTACGCGTACAACCTGATCACCGGCGACACGTTCACCGACCTCGGCCACTTCACCGCGGTGCTGATCGGCTTCTCCTGCTACCCGCTGACCCGGATCACCGACTACCGCTGGGACCCGATCGCCGTCTACCGGTCACTGCGCGCCCGAGCAGCGGCGAAGCTCTCGCAGTAA
- a CDS encoding EamA family transporter yields the protein MSPRSTSRSVGVSLGVASSTCFSASGTFAKALTDAGFSPLEAVWMRVLGACALLVVATLVLRGPAAFTRMWRDRTVGRAVVTFGLVVVASCQGLYFVAASRLPVGIAILLEFTGPVLVVCYLRLIRRQHVRPAAFAGIGLAMVGLCCVVQIWTGMQLDAVGLACGLGAAAGNATYFVILDKLTGTVDALTLTSGGMVVGTVALAPLATPWDAPWHLLGGTVDIGSNHVAGWLVVALLILVSTVIAYVIGGMAVQRLSAPVAAGVSYVEPVSACILAWILLGERLDAVQIIGGLVVLTGAYIAQSAAQPRVGEVLMPDALIPTPAESPRSGAK from the coding sequence ATGAGCCCCCGTTCCACGAGCCGAAGTGTCGGCGTCAGCCTCGGCGTCGCGTCCTCGACCTGCTTCAGCGCCTCCGGCACCTTCGCCAAGGCGTTGACGGACGCAGGCTTCAGCCCGCTCGAAGCGGTGTGGATGCGGGTGCTCGGCGCCTGCGCGCTCCTCGTCGTGGCCACGCTCGTGCTGCGCGGGCCCGCGGCGTTCACCCGGATGTGGCGGGACCGCACGGTCGGACGCGCGGTGGTCACGTTCGGACTCGTCGTCGTGGCATCGTGTCAGGGCCTGTACTTCGTCGCGGCGAGCCGGCTGCCGGTGGGCATAGCGATCCTGCTCGAGTTCACCGGCCCGGTCCTGGTGGTGTGTTACCTGCGCCTGATCCGCCGTCAGCACGTACGCCCCGCCGCGTTCGCCGGCATCGGCCTGGCAATGGTCGGCCTATGTTGCGTTGTCCAGATCTGGACCGGCATGCAGCTCGACGCGGTAGGCCTCGCCTGCGGCCTAGGCGCGGCCGCGGGCAACGCCACGTACTTCGTCATACTCGACAAACTCACCGGCACCGTGGACGCACTCACACTCACGTCGGGCGGCATGGTGGTCGGAACGGTGGCGCTCGCGCCCCTGGCCACCCCGTGGGACGCGCCCTGGCACCTGCTCGGAGGCACGGTGGACATCGGCAGCAACCACGTCGCCGGCTGGCTCGTGGTCGCGCTGCTCATACTGGTGAGCACGGTGATCGCCTACGTCATCGGCGGCATGGCCGTCCAGCGCCTCTCCGCCCCCGTGGCCGCGGGCGTGTCCTACGTCGAGCCCGTCAGCGCCTGCATCCTCGCCTGGATCCTCCTCGGCGAGCGCCTCGACGCCGTCCAGATCATCGGCGGCCTCGTCGTCCTCACCGGCGCCTACATCGCCCAGAGCGCCGCCCAGCCCAGGGTTGGCGAGGTGCTCATGCCCGACGCCCTCATCCCCACCCCCGCCGAATCCCCGCGCAGCGGAGCGAAGTGA
- a CDS encoding redoxin domain-containing protein, giving the protein MSLPAGRPAPRFALKDQHGAETEVGGKAPDGRSTLVVFYPFAFSGVCGSELAALRDAGAEFDGERVRLVAVSCDPMHALRGYADQEGFGFPLLSDFWPHGAVARSYGVFDESRGCAGRGSFLIDPDGVLRWSLVNPISEARPLSAYREALTGLAA; this is encoded by the coding sequence GTGAGCTTGCCGGCGGGTCGGCCGGCACCGCGATTCGCGCTCAAGGACCAGCACGGAGCGGAGACCGAGGTCGGCGGCAAGGCGCCGGACGGCCGGTCGACGCTGGTGGTGTTCTACCCGTTCGCCTTCTCCGGGGTGTGCGGCAGCGAGCTGGCGGCGCTGCGGGATGCCGGAGCGGAGTTCGACGGGGAGCGGGTGCGGTTGGTGGCCGTCTCCTGCGACCCGATGCACGCCCTGCGCGGCTACGCGGACCAGGAGGGCTTCGGCTTCCCGCTGCTCTCCGACTTCTGGCCGCACGGCGCGGTCGCGCGTAGCTACGGCGTGTTCGACGAGTCCCGCGGCTGCGCCGGGCGCGGCAGCTTCCTGATCGACCCGGACGGCGTGTTGCGCTGGTCCCTGGTCAATCCGATCAGCGAGGCCAGGCCGTTGTCCGCGTACCGCGAGGCGCTGACCGGCCTGGCCGCGTAG
- a CDS encoding DUF3052 family protein → MSATADRAETDGEHQAARRLGFTDGQVVQEIGYDEDCDEELRSEIEAVTGGELFDEDYEDVADAVLLWYREDDGDLVDVLVDALTALADGGHIWLLTPKAGRPGHIEPSDIGEAAPTAGLTQTSSVSAGRDWAGTRLVAPKAKVGKR, encoded by the coding sequence GTGAGCGCCACCGCGGACCGCGCGGAGACCGACGGTGAGCACCAGGCGGCCCGCCGCCTCGGGTTCACCGACGGTCAGGTGGTCCAGGAGATCGGCTACGACGAGGACTGCGACGAGGAGCTGCGCTCCGAGATCGAGGCGGTCACCGGCGGCGAGCTCTTCGACGAGGACTACGAGGACGTCGCCGACGCCGTTCTGCTCTGGTACCGCGAGGACGACGGCGACCTGGTGGACGTCTTGGTCGACGCCTTGACCGCGCTCGCCGACGGCGGCCACATCTGGCTGCTCACCCCCAAGGCGGGGCGGCCCGGCCATATCGAACCGAGCGACATCGGCGAGGCCGCGCCCACCGCGGGGCTGACCCAGACCAGCTCGGTCTCGGCCGGGAGGGACTGGGCCGGTACCCGGCTGGTCGCGCCCAAGGCCAAGGTGGGCAAGCGGTGA
- a CDS encoding DUF1918 domain-containing protein: MRAVIGDTLHIHTNHLGTTEQLGKILEVRGSDGAPPYLVQFRDGSTKLLYPGPDAVIEHPAAAVAAPPNPVPAPVLTPAPSGPQVANSARRIHTRPGW, encoded by the coding sequence ATGCGTGCAGTGATCGGCGACACCCTCCACATCCACACCAACCACCTGGGCACCACGGAACAGCTCGGCAAGATCCTCGAAGTGCGCGGCAGCGACGGCGCGCCGCCCTATCTGGTCCAGTTCCGCGACGGGAGCACGAAGCTGCTCTACCCGGGTCCGGACGCGGTGATCGAACATCCGGCGGCCGCGGTCGCGGCCCCGCCGAACCCCGTCCCCGCCCCGGTCCTCACCCCCGCGCCGTCGGGCCCGCAGGTGGCGAACTCGGCCCGCCGGATCCACACCAGGCCGGGTTGGTGA